One Xyrauchen texanus isolate HMW12.3.18 chromosome 34, RBS_HiC_50CHRs, whole genome shotgun sequence genomic window carries:
- the LOC127627566 gene encoding transmembrane and immunoglobulin domain-containing protein 1-like has translation MKISVCVSLLLLCCISHIKAVTVESCPMAAGSFVQTQVEETVTLTCVTDGSMDSSNQHELQWLRNGDLVDLKEENRLYRSSLCVQPVTREDNGAIFTCQLKSDASVNNSIELDVQFPPDLNDTEEVFVEETSNVVLSCNVLANPPVTVAWKRDDELLDLTTGSYKTTNNGITAELTVPKIKREVHQGMYTCETTSAVYKKRSKTFKVTVEDKVLKFPLGPTIAGVVVVVCTVIIAIISRRDTIKKVHS, from the exons ATGAAGATATCGGTTTGTGTCAGTTTGCTTCTACTCTGTTGCATCAGCCATATAAAAG CAGTCACTGTTGAGTCATGTCCCATGGCAGCTGGGAGCTTCGTTCAGACACAGGTTGAGGAAACGGTCACTCTGACTTGTGTGACTGATGGCAGTATGGACTCATCAAACCAACATGAACTGCAGTGGTTACGCAATGGTGACCTGGTGGACCTGAAAGAAGAAAATCGTCTGTACAGGAGTAGTCTGTGTGTACAGCCTGTCACCAGAGAGGACAATGGAGCCATCTTTACCTGTCAGCTTAAGAGTGATGCAAGCGTGAACAACTCCATCGAACTTGATGTCCAGT TTCCCCCAGATCTTAATGACACAGAAGAGGTGTTTGTTGAGGAAACAAGCAATGTTGTTCTGTCCTGCAATGTACTTGCCAACCCTCCAGTAACTGTGGCTTGGAAAAGGGATGATGAACTTCTAGATCTGACCACTGGTAGTTATAAAACCACCAATAATGGCATAACCGCTGAGTTGACAGTCCCTAAAATTAAGCGTGAGGTACATCAAGGGATGTACACCTGTGAGACAACTTCAGCTGTCTACAAAAAAAGGAGCAAGACATTTAAAGTTACGGTTGAAG ATAAAGTTCTGAAGTTCCCACTCGGACCCACAAttgctggagtggtggtggttgtCTGCACAGTAATAATAGCAATCATCTCTAGAAGGGATACAATTAAAAAGGTTCATTCTTAA
- the LOC127628106 gene encoding uncharacterized protein LOC127628106 isoform X1, which produces MTSTIAVSGVWRSHAVLDESDPDCSPEAPQQFKKIRSSSSLNSLRMSLRKRLPLKQVQSNVNISENPTWESLQMNQKASAVRKMTRGAKNSIGNVYQRFQRCRQSRQDCLVMTPGRISDGEEYDCTPKRSTAPTMITPRRTPRSTSKRTPGGASTPDASVSSVRTVKTRGTRRQLVRMAALKSPFASPYTINRRRQFDEDLDCVSKGLRRLKRLSQAFDDAIGSDDRDRFRDCLIMEYN; this is translated from the exons ATGACGTCCACTATTGCCGTTAGTGGGGTCTGGAGGTCGCATGCTGTCCTCGATGAGTCGGACCCTGACTGCTCGCCCGAAGCACCGCAGCAATTTAAGAAGATTCGCTCCTCCAGCTCACTGAATTCACTGAGAATGTCTCTGCGCAAACGACTGCCTTTGAAACAAGTGCAGTCCAACGTCAACATCTCCGAGAATCCCACCTGGGAGTCCCTTCAGATGAATCAAAAGGCCAGTGCTGTCCGCAAAATGACCCGCGGTGCAAAAAACTCAATAGGGAACGTCTATCAG AGGTTTCAAAGGTGCAGACAGTCACGTCAAGATTGTCTGGTGATGACCCCCGGTAGAATATCTGACGGGGAGGAATATGATTGCACACCGAAACGATCTACTGCCCCTACTATGATCACCCCCAGGCGAACTCCAAGGTCAACCAGCAAGCGAACTCCTGGAGGGGCCTCTACCCCAGATGCCAGTGTCTCTTCAGTTAGGACAGTGAAGACCAGGGGCACCAGGAGGCAGCTGGTACGCATGGCAGCACTGAAAAGCCCTTTTGCCTCACCCTACACTATTAACCGCAGGAG GCAGTTTGATGAGGATCTGGATTGTGTGTCTAAAGGCCTCCGGCGGCTGAAGCGTCTCTCTCAAGCTTTTGATGATGCTATTGGGAGTGATGACCG CGACAGATTCAGGGACTGTCTTATCATGGAGTACAACTGA
- the LOC127628106 gene encoding uncharacterized protein LOC127628106 isoform X2, giving the protein MTSTIAVSGVWRSHAVLDESDPDCSPEAPQQFKKIRSSSSLNSLRMSLRKRLPLKQVQSNVNISENPTWESLQMNQKASAVRKMTRGAKNSIGNVYQRFQRCRQSRQDCLVMTPGRISDGEEYDCTPKRSTAPTMITPRRTPRSTSKRTPGGASTPDASVSSVRTVKTRGTRRQLVRMAALKSPFASPYTINRRRQFDEDLDCVSKGLRRLKRLSQAFDDAIGSDDRFRDCLIMEYN; this is encoded by the exons ATGACGTCCACTATTGCCGTTAGTGGGGTCTGGAGGTCGCATGCTGTCCTCGATGAGTCGGACCCTGACTGCTCGCCCGAAGCACCGCAGCAATTTAAGAAGATTCGCTCCTCCAGCTCACTGAATTCACTGAGAATGTCTCTGCGCAAACGACTGCCTTTGAAACAAGTGCAGTCCAACGTCAACATCTCCGAGAATCCCACCTGGGAGTCCCTTCAGATGAATCAAAAGGCCAGTGCTGTCCGCAAAATGACCCGCGGTGCAAAAAACTCAATAGGGAACGTCTATCAG AGGTTTCAAAGGTGCAGACAGTCACGTCAAGATTGTCTGGTGATGACCCCCGGTAGAATATCTGACGGGGAGGAATATGATTGCACACCGAAACGATCTACTGCCCCTACTATGATCACCCCCAGGCGAACTCCAAGGTCAACCAGCAAGCGAACTCCTGGAGGGGCCTCTACCCCAGATGCCAGTGTCTCTTCAGTTAGGACAGTGAAGACCAGGGGCACCAGGAGGCAGCTGGTACGCATGGCAGCACTGAAAAGCCCTTTTGCCTCACCCTACACTATTAACCGCAGGAG GCAGTTTGATGAGGATCTGGATTGTGTGTCTAAAGGCCTCCGGCGGCTGAAGCGTCTCTCTCAAGCTTTTGATGATGCTATTGGGAGTGATGACCG ATTCAGGGACTGTCTTATCATGGAGTACAACTGA